A genomic region of Candidatus Pseudomonas phytovorans contains the following coding sequences:
- a CDS encoding tetratricopeptide repeat protein, with protein MSYLLRREEVVDVAGLQAMLEESPGKAAQAILAAAGQGAVEAQLLLGQILLDGRGIQEDATVARRWFGIAAQGGSAMAHNMLGRCLEHGWGGEASLPQAAVHYARAADAGLDWGLYNLGNLLATGRGVPANQTQALLCYEKAAQLGHAKSMNLYGRYLEQGIATAPSPARAVRWYRRSAEAGDFRGMFSLALVLFERGQVAEAAPWLERARVEGNMNFLRAALVTLQGAGPLFMAFAGRYAEEIERREA; from the coding sequence GTGTCTTACCTGTTGCGACGTGAGGAAGTGGTGGATGTGGCCGGCTTGCAGGCCATGCTTGAAGAAAGCCCCGGCAAGGCCGCCCAGGCAATTCTGGCAGCGGCGGGGCAGGGCGCGGTCGAGGCGCAGTTGCTGCTGGGGCAGATCCTGCTGGATGGGCGCGGTATCCAGGAAGATGCCACCGTGGCCCGGCGTTGGTTCGGCATTGCCGCACAAGGTGGCAGTGCCATGGCGCACAACATGCTTGGGCGTTGCCTGGAGCATGGCTGGGGTGGTGAGGCGAGCCTGCCGCAGGCCGCTGTGCACTATGCCCGTGCAGCCGACGCCGGACTGGACTGGGGCCTTTACAACCTGGGCAACCTGCTGGCCACCGGGCGCGGGGTGCCGGCCAACCAGACGCAGGCACTGCTGTGCTACGAAAAGGCTGCGCAACTGGGGCATGCCAAGTCGATGAACCTGTACGGGCGCTACCTGGAACAGGGCATAGCCACGGCGCCTAGCCCGGCGCGGGCGGTGCGCTGGTATCGGCGCTCGGCCGAGGCGGGGGACTTTCGCGGCATGTTCAGCCTGGCGCTGGTGCTGTTCGAGCGTGGGCAGGTGGCGGAGGCTGCGCCTTGGCTGGAGCGGGCGCGGGTTGAGGGCAACATGAACTTCCTGCGCGCTGCCTTGGTGACCTTGCAAGGTGCGGGGCCGCTGTTCATGGCCTTTGCCGGTCGGTATGCCGAGGAGATCGAGCGCCGCGAAGCCTGA
- a CDS encoding sigma-70 family RNA polymerase sigma factor, which yields MTPTVSGHKGFLDHYHELIGTWTRKLRSRQQAEDLTHDAFVRVLENPRDEVEQPRAYLHQTARNIAVDGFRREDRRQALALEAFDEGTTGSGDPEAYVHALELADSVERALAELPLNCRQVFIWQKLEGLTQAEIAERMGLSKNMVEKYMIRTLRHLREHLDVSA from the coding sequence ATGACCCCGACCGTGTCCGGACACAAAGGCTTCCTCGACCATTACCATGAGCTGATCGGCACCTGGACGCGCAAACTGCGCAGTCGTCAGCAGGCCGAGGACCTCACCCACGATGCCTTTGTCCGGGTACTGGAAAACCCGCGCGACGAGGTCGAGCAGCCGCGCGCCTACCTGCACCAGACCGCACGCAACATTGCCGTGGACGGCTTTCGCCGCGAAGACCGCCGCCAGGCCCTGGCGCTGGAAGCCTTCGACGAGGGCACAACCGGCAGTGGTGACCCGGAAGCCTACGTGCATGCGCTGGAGTTGGCCGACAGCGTCGAGCGGGCGCTGGCCGAGTTGCCGCTCAACTGCCGGCAGGTGTTCATCTGGCAGAAGCTCGAAGGGCTGACCCAGGCCGAGATCGCCGAGCGCATGGGGTTGAGCAAGAACATGGTCGAAAAGTATATGATCCGCACGCTGCGGCACTTGCGTGAGCACCTGGATGTGTCGGCATGA
- a CDS encoding FecR family protein, whose amino-acid sequence MKQHGSDTVREQAAAWFARVQDAPRDAGLQKQLRAWLASDERHRDEYEHLSRVWQAADFIPRQRLEALCQPDPVQQLPRRRFVHQALAATVAVVALGLGWGGWHYQQLNHQAGLQTAFNERRQVELPDGSHLELNGSTQLQVDFSAGQRHIRLNAGEVMFSVAHDSDRPFVVDTAQGRVTVTGTRFDVRLDPASTRVAVEQGSVRVQGKGDALAQLTAGQGTHIDAQGRVTAPYAVNTAAVTAWRQGKLVFDNATLAEVVAEASRYRSQPLRVAPGKVAQMRLSSTFSTEDTDALLRALPSILPVAIKAHEDGSREIIAK is encoded by the coding sequence ATGAAACAGCACGGTAGCGACACCGTCCGCGAGCAGGCGGCCGCATGGTTTGCCCGCGTGCAGGATGCGCCGCGCGATGCCGGGCTGCAGAAACAGTTGCGGGCCTGGTTGGCGAGTGACGAGCGGCATCGGGACGAGTACGAACACCTCAGCCGCGTATGGCAGGCCGCCGATTTCATCCCACGCCAGCGCCTTGAAGCGTTGTGCCAGCCGGACCCGGTGCAGCAGTTGCCACGTCGGCGTTTCGTACATCAGGCCCTGGCTGCCACTGTCGCGGTAGTGGCGTTGGGCTTGGGCTGGGGCGGCTGGCACTACCAGCAACTGAATCACCAGGCGGGCTTGCAGACGGCCTTCAATGAACGCCGCCAGGTCGAACTCCCAGATGGCTCGCACCTCGAACTCAATGGCAGCACACAGCTGCAGGTCGATTTCAGCGCCGGCCAGCGGCATATCCGCCTCAATGCCGGCGAGGTGATGTTCAGCGTCGCCCACGACAGTGACAGGCCGTTTGTGGTCGACACCGCCCAAGGCCGTGTGACGGTAACCGGTACCCGCTTTGACGTACGCCTGGACCCGGCCAGCACCCGGGTGGCGGTGGAACAGGGCTCGGTGCGTGTGCAGGGCAAGGGTGACGCGCTGGCGCAGCTCACGGCCGGCCAGGGCACGCATATAGACGCACAAGGCAGGGTGACCGCCCCCTATGCAGTCAATACCGCCGCCGTGACTGCCTGGCGCCAGGGCAAGCTGGTGTTTGACAACGCCACCCTCGCCGAGGTGGTGGCCGAAGCCTCGCGCTACCGTAGCCAACCCTTGCGCGTAGCCCCAGGCAAAGTCGCCCAGATGCGCCTTTCGAGCACCTTCAGCACCGAAGACACCGACGCACTGTTACGGGCCTTGCCGAGCATCCTGCCGGTGGCCATCAAGGCCCATGAAGACGGCTCGCGCGAAATAATCGCGAAATAG
- a CDS encoding type III PLP-dependent enzyme, protein MSIQVEDYFARDTFQKMKAFADKQETPFVVIDTQMISQAYDDLRAGFEFAKVYYAVKANPAVEIIDLLKEKGSSFDIASIYELDKVLDRGVSADRISYGNTIKKSKDIRYFYEKGVRLFSTDSEADLRNIAKAAPGSKVYVRILTEGSTTADWPLSRKFGCQTDMAMDLLILARDLGLVPYGISFHVGSQQRDISVWDAAIAKVKVIFERLKEEDGIELKLINMGGGFPANYITRTNSLETYAEEIIRFLKEDFGDDLPEIILEPGRSLIANAGILVSEVVLVARKSRTAVERWIYTDVGKFSGLIETMDEAIKFPIWTEKKGETEEVVIAGPTCDSADIMYENYKYGLPLNLAIGDRLYWLSTGAYTTSYSAVEFNGFPPLKAYYL, encoded by the coding sequence ATGTCGATCCAGGTCGAAGATTATTTCGCGCGTGACACCTTCCAGAAAATGAAGGCGTTCGCCGACAAGCAAGAAACCCCGTTCGTGGTCATCGACACCCAGATGATCAGCCAGGCCTATGACGACCTGCGCGCCGGTTTCGAATTCGCCAAGGTCTACTACGCCGTCAAGGCCAACCCGGCCGTTGAAATCATCGACCTGCTAAAAGAGAAAGGTTCGAGCTTCGACATCGCCTCGATCTACGAGCTGGACAAGGTGCTCGACCGCGGCGTCAGCGCCGACCGTATCAGCTACGGCAACACCATCAAGAAGTCCAAGGACATCCGCTACTTCTACGAGAAAGGCGTGCGCCTGTTCTCTACCGACTCGGAAGCCGACCTGCGCAACATCGCCAAGGCCGCGCCGGGCTCGAAAGTGTATGTCCGTATCCTGACCGAAGGCTCGACCACTGCCGACTGGCCGCTGTCGCGTAAATTCGGCTGCCAGACCGACATGGCCATGGACCTGCTGATCCTTGCCCGCGACCTGGGCCTGGTGCCTTACGGCATTTCTTTCCACGTGGGCTCGCAGCAGCGCGACATCAGCGTGTGGGATGCCGCCATCGCCAAGGTCAAAGTGATCTTCGAGCGCCTGAAAGAAGAAGACGGCATTGAACTGAAGCTGATCAACATGGGTGGCGGCTTCCCGGCCAACTACATCACCCGTACCAACAGCCTGGAAACCTACGCCGAAGAGATCATTCGCTTCCTGAAGGAAGATTTCGGCGACGACCTGCCGGAAATCATCCTGGAGCCAGGCCGTTCGCTGATTGCCAACGCCGGTATCCTGGTCAGCGAAGTGGTGCTGGTGGCGCGCAAGTCGCGCACTGCTGTCGAGCGCTGGATCTACACCGACGTGGGCAAGTTCTCCGGCCTGATCGAAACCATGGACGAAGCCATCAAGTTCCCGATCTGGACCGAGAAGAAAGGCGAAACCGAAGAGGTTGTCATCGCTGGCCCGACCTGCGACAGCGCCGACATCATGTACGAAAACTACAAGTACGGCCTGCCCCTGAACCTGGCCATCGGTGACCGCCTGTACTGGTTGTCGACCGGTGCCTACACCACCAGCTACAGCGCAGTGGAGTTCAACGGCTTCCCGCCGCTGAAGGCCTACTACCTGTAA
- a CDS encoding amidohydrolase, producing MRDLSTLPNLKVALVQTTLAWHDREANYAHFEVLLEQVGEADLVILPEMFTTGFSMQSESLAEPENGPTYKWLKAQAKKYNSVITGSVIIEAADGSHRNRLLWARPDGEILHYDKRHLFRMAGEHKHYTPGERQVQFELKGWRIRPLICYDLRFPVWSRDSQDTDLLLYTANWPAARRQHWNRLLPARGIENLCYVAAVNRVGTDGKGFAYSGDSQVLDFQGESLLSAGEADGVFTVVLSAAELAAYRTKFPANLDADTFELH from the coding sequence ATGCGCGATCTGAGCACACTGCCCAACCTGAAAGTCGCTCTGGTGCAAACCACCTTGGCCTGGCATGACCGCGAGGCCAACTACGCGCACTTTGAAGTGCTGCTGGAGCAAGTGGGGGAGGCGGACCTGGTGATCCTCCCAGAGATGTTCACCACCGGTTTTTCGATGCAGTCCGAAAGCCTGGCCGAGCCGGAAAACGGCCCGACCTACAAGTGGCTGAAGGCACAGGCGAAGAAGTACAACTCGGTGATTACCGGCAGCGTGATCATCGAGGCCGCCGATGGCAGCCACCGCAACCGCCTGCTGTGGGCGCGGCCAGACGGCGAAATCCTGCACTACGACAAGCGCCACCTGTTCCGCATGGCCGGCGAGCACAAGCACTACACCCCCGGTGAACGCCAGGTGCAGTTCGAGCTCAAGGGCTGGCGGATTCGCCCGCTGATCTGCTACGACCTGCGCTTCCCGGTGTGGAGCCGTGACAGTCAGGATACCGACCTGCTGCTGTACACCGCCAACTGGCCGGCTGCGCGCCGCCAGCACTGGAACCGCCTGCTGCCGGCGCGGGGGATCGAAAACCTGTGCTATGTGGCGGCGGTGAACCGGGTGGGCACGGATGGCAAGGGCTTTGCCTATTCAGGCGACAGCCAGGTGCTGGACTTCCAGGGCGAGAGCCTGCTCAGTGCCGGTGAAGCGGACGGGGTGTTTACCGTGGTGTTGAGCGCGGCAGAGCTGGCGGCCTACCGCACCAAGTTCCCGGCCAACCTGGATGCCGATACCTTCGAGCTGCACTAG
- a CDS encoding TonB-dependent siderophore receptor, whose translation MRQYVPSAVSSPRLIVTAIGVALSASSVYAADPAANSAITLDATSVNGKAEQASTDYKVEKAASQKYTAPLVDTPRSVTVIPQQVIKDTNALTLQDALRTVPGITFGAGEGGNPQGDRPFIRGFDAQGDTYLDGVRDTGAQTREIFAIESVEVAKGPNSAIGGRGAAGGTINLVSKRAHLGNSLDGAWTWGSDQTQRYTFDGNYQFSDTVAGRLNLMTHESNVAGRDKVNYDRWGIAPSLAFGLGTPTRVNLDYYHLESDDLPDSGIPYTIPTNGSGGRTSAHPSKPNDGGDSDNFYGLTGRDFRKTRVDIATFAIEHDLTDALTIKNTLRHGNSMQDYILTQPDDSKGNVNNGSVWRRANSRVGNTATTTNQTDLFGEFYVGGMKNSFSTGIELSREESDRSSYTVDTDTVPGGAANTNCTPGMIGATSGYNCTSLSNPNPDDPWNGAISRNYAGTTTNSKTRAIYVFDTLELTPEWLVNMGLRYDHFDTDYKTFNAAGTTTAKGKDVSEFVTGQLGLVWKPAENGSIYVSYATSATPPGAMLGEGTEGNPLGGSTDRNGNLLASDMEPEETTNYEIGTKWDLLDQRLSLTAALFRTEKENARVQVDTTTYENVGETRVQGIELSASGKITDKWQVFAGYTYMQARQIDGGPLGKANDGNQLPNTPNNSASLWTTYQVTPKFTIGGGAFYVDDVYGSVANTTMVDSYVRYDAMAAYKLTKNVDLQLNVQNLTNEVYYDKAFSTHFANQAAGRTALLTTSVHF comes from the coding sequence ATGCGCCAGTACGTACCATCTGCAGTGAGTTCACCACGCCTGATCGTTACCGCCATCGGCGTTGCCCTCAGCGCTTCGTCGGTATATGCCGCCGACCCGGCCGCCAATAGCGCCATCACGCTCGACGCAACCAGCGTCAATGGCAAGGCTGAACAGGCCAGCACCGATTACAAGGTCGAGAAGGCCGCCTCGCAGAAGTACACCGCGCCGCTGGTGGACACCCCGCGCTCGGTCACCGTGATCCCGCAGCAAGTGATCAAGGACACCAACGCCCTGACCCTGCAGGACGCCCTGCGCACTGTACCTGGCATCACCTTTGGTGCCGGCGAAGGCGGCAACCCGCAAGGCGACCGCCCGTTCATTCGCGGCTTCGACGCCCAAGGCGATACTTATCTGGACGGCGTGCGTGACACTGGCGCGCAAACCCGCGAAATCTTCGCCATCGAGTCGGTGGAAGTGGCCAAGGGCCCTAACTCGGCCATCGGTGGCCGTGGCGCTGCTGGCGGTACCATCAACCTGGTGAGCAAGCGTGCGCACCTGGGCAACTCGCTGGACGGCGCCTGGACCTGGGGCAGTGACCAGACCCAACGCTACACCTTCGATGGCAACTACCAGTTCAGCGATACCGTTGCCGGCCGCCTGAACCTGATGACCCACGAAAGCAACGTCGCCGGCCGCGACAAGGTCAACTACGACCGTTGGGGTATCGCCCCGTCGCTGGCCTTCGGCCTGGGCACACCGACCCGCGTCAACCTCGACTACTACCACCTGGAAAGCGACGACCTGCCAGATTCGGGCATCCCGTACACAATCCCGACCAACGGCAGTGGCGGACGCACCTCGGCGCACCCGAGCAAGCCGAACGACGGCGGCGACAGCGACAACTTCTACGGCCTGACCGGTCGCGACTTCCGCAAGACCCGTGTGGACATCGCCACCTTCGCCATTGAGCACGACCTGACCGACGCGCTGACCATCAAGAACACCCTGCGTCACGGCAACAGCATGCAGGACTACATCCTGACCCAGCCTGACGACAGCAAGGGCAACGTCAACAACGGCAGCGTCTGGCGCCGTGCCAACAGCCGTGTGGGCAACACCGCCACCACCACCAATCAGACCGACCTGTTCGGCGAGTTCTACGTTGGTGGTATGAAAAACAGCTTCTCCACCGGTATCGAACTGAGCCGCGAAGAAAGCGACCGTTCGTCCTACACCGTCGACACCGATACCGTGCCTGGCGGCGCAGCCAATACCAACTGCACCCCGGGCATGATCGGCGCTACCAGCGGCTACAACTGCACCTCGCTGAGCAACCCGAACCCGGATGATCCGTGGAACGGCGCCATCTCGCGCAACTACGCTGGCACCACCACCAACAGCAAGACCCGTGCGATCTATGTGTTCGACACCCTGGAGCTGACCCCCGAGTGGCTGGTCAACATGGGCCTGCGCTACGACCACTTCGACACCGACTACAAGACCTTCAACGCCGCAGGCACCACCACTGCCAAAGGCAAGGATGTCAGCGAGTTCGTGACCGGCCAGTTGGGCCTGGTGTGGAAACCGGCAGAAAACGGCAGCATCTACGTCTCCTACGCCACCTCCGCAACGCCACCAGGCGCGATGCTCGGCGAAGGTACCGAAGGTAACCCGCTGGGTGGCTCGACCGACCGTAACGGCAACCTGTTGGCCAGCGACATGGAGCCAGAGGAAACCACCAACTACGAAATCGGTACCAAGTGGGACCTGCTCGACCAGCGCCTGTCGCTGACCGCTGCGCTGTTCCGCACCGAGAAGGAAAACGCCCGCGTCCAGGTGGACACCACCACCTACGAAAACGTCGGCGAAACCCGCGTTCAAGGTATCGAGCTGTCGGCCAGCGGCAAGATCACCGACAAGTGGCAAGTGTTTGCCGGCTACACCTACATGCAGGCTCGCCAGATCGACGGCGGCCCGCTGGGCAAGGCCAACGACGGCAACCAGCTGCCTAACACGCCGAACAACAGCGCCAGCCTGTGGACCACTTACCAGGTCACGCCGAAGTTCACCATCGGTGGCGGCGCGTTCTATGTGGATGATGTCTACGGCAGCGTGGCCAACACCACCATGGTCGACAGTTACGTACGCTACGACGCCATGGCCGCCTACAAGCTGACCAAGAACGTCGACCTGCAGCTGAACGTGCAAAACCTGACCAACGAGGTGTACTACGACAAGGCATTCTCCACCCACTTCGCCAACCAGGCGGCCGGGCGGACTGCACTGTTGACCACCAGCGTCCACTTCTAA
- a CDS encoding Fe2+-dependent dioxygenase, whose product MLLHIPGLFDADELARIREALEQADWADGKVTAGYQSAKAKHNLQLPEGHALAKEIGTALIDRLWKTPRFMSAALPHKVFPPLINCYREGGNFGFHIDNALRQPKGSPERVRTDLSSTLFLSDPDSYDGGELVIQDTYGVQQIKLAAGDLVLYPGTSLHKVNPVTRGQRYAAFFWTQSLVREDSQRALLFEMDNAIQQLTADVPEHPSLLQLTGTYHNLLRRWAEV is encoded by the coding sequence ATGCTGCTTCACATCCCCGGCCTGTTCGACGCCGATGAACTGGCCCGTATTCGCGAGGCGCTGGAGCAGGCCGACTGGGCCGATGGCAAGGTGACTGCCGGTTACCAGTCGGCCAAGGCCAAACACAACCTGCAGTTGCCGGAAGGGCACGCTTTGGCCAAGGAAATTGGCACTGCGCTGATCGACCGCCTGTGGAAAACCCCGCGCTTCATGTCCGCGGCCCTGCCGCACAAGGTGTTTCCGCCTTTGATCAACTGCTACCGCGAGGGCGGCAATTTCGGCTTTCACATCGATAACGCCCTGCGCCAGCCCAAAGGCAGCCCGGAGCGGGTGCGTACCGACCTGTCGTCAACGCTGTTCCTTAGCGACCCGGACAGTTACGACGGCGGTGAGCTGGTGATTCAGGACACCTATGGTGTGCAGCAGATCAAGCTGGCTGCCGGTGATCTGGTGCTGTACCCCGGTACCAGCCTGCACAAGGTCAACCCGGTGACCCGAGGCCAGCGTTACGCCGCGTTCTTCTGGACCCAGAGCCTGGTGCGCGAGGACAGCCAGCGTGCGCTGCTGTTCGAGATGGACAATGCCATCCAGCAACTGACTGCCGATGTACCGGAGCACCCTTCATTGCTGCAGCTGACCGGCACCTACCACAACCTGCTACGCCGTTGGGCCGAGGTCTGA
- a CDS encoding sulfite reductase flavoprotein subunit alpha, with amino-acid sequence MVKKTLFQLHWFFGITAGLVLALMGITGALYSFQEELLRVFNADVLKVEVRAEGVLPPAELVQRVEAQQHDKVSMLWVDVREGNAARIFFMPAPGERRGTLRYADPYTGELKGEVAGQDFFNLMLTLHRFLAMGDTGRQITGACTLMLVFFCLSGLYLRWPRKALDWRTWLTFDWAKKGRAFNWDLHAVAGTWCLLFYLLFALTGLFWSYEWYREGLNKLLADAPAAGQQQKRGEGGGRHGPQKVDKNAPPLVVDYDAIWANLKDAAGPGLAMYNLRLPPVGGQPANLFYLLDNADHPRAFNTLLLDPATGQVKKHDRYTDKSFKAQLLQSVYALHVGEYFGLPGRIIVTIASLTMPLFFVTGWLLYLDRRRKKRQVRAARGNVASSNGSGDSWLIGFASQSGFAEQLAWQSAGQLQAAGLPVQVRALAELREDDLRQARRALFVVSTFGDGEAPDSARAFERKVLGQPWALNNLNYALLALGDRQYPHFCGFARRLQAWLGERGASSAFSPVEVDNADQAALQQWQQELAQLTGAQPVAAWQPPSFGNWSLVHRELLNPGSQGQPVYLLGLQPQEPASWEAGDLVEILPLNGQPRVDAFLNGMALDAGAKVEVNGLGETLAQALAGRQLPSRRDHLIGLQPQALVDALVPIGSREYSIASIASDGVLELIVRQERHTDGNLGLGSGWLTEYLPLNGTLSLRLRRNSGFHLPETAAPMILIGNGTGLAGLRSLIRARVNAGEQRNWLLFGERNRAHDLLCGDELQSWLDRGDLARLDLAFSRDQAEKVYVQDVLLQQADEFKHWVADGACVYVCGSLQGMAAGVDAALNGMLGEAAVQQLIEDGRYRRDVY; translated from the coding sequence GTGGTGAAGAAGACGCTGTTCCAATTGCACTGGTTCTTTGGCATCACCGCTGGCCTGGTGCTGGCCTTGATGGGCATTACCGGGGCCCTGTATTCGTTCCAGGAAGAACTGCTGCGCGTGTTCAATGCCGATGTGCTCAAGGTAGAAGTGCGCGCCGAAGGTGTGCTGCCCCCAGCCGAACTGGTCCAGCGCGTAGAAGCCCAGCAACACGACAAGGTGTCGATGCTGTGGGTGGACGTGCGTGAAGGCAACGCCGCACGCATCTTCTTCATGCCAGCACCCGGCGAGCGCCGTGGCACGCTGCGTTATGCCGACCCGTACACCGGTGAACTCAAGGGCGAAGTCGCCGGGCAAGACTTCTTCAACCTCATGCTCACCCTGCACCGTTTCCTGGCCATGGGCGACACCGGCCGGCAGATCACCGGTGCCTGTACCCTGATGCTCGTGTTCTTCTGCCTGTCCGGCCTGTACCTGCGCTGGCCGCGCAAGGCGCTGGACTGGCGCACCTGGCTGACCTTCGACTGGGCCAAGAAAGGCCGCGCCTTCAATTGGGACCTGCACGCCGTGGCGGGCACCTGGTGCCTGCTGTTCTATCTTCTGTTCGCCCTGACCGGGCTGTTCTGGTCCTATGAGTGGTACCGCGAGGGCCTGAACAAGCTATTGGCCGATGCACCAGCCGCCGGCCAGCAACAAAAGCGCGGCGAAGGCGGTGGCCGCCACGGGCCGCAGAAAGTCGACAAGAACGCCCCGCCGCTGGTGGTCGACTACGATGCGATCTGGGCCAACCTCAAGGACGCTGCCGGCCCAGGCCTGGCCATGTACAACCTGCGCCTGCCACCGGTTGGCGGCCAGCCGGCCAACCTGTTCTACCTGCTGGACAACGCCGACCACCCCCGCGCCTTCAACACCCTGTTGCTGGACCCGGCCACCGGCCAGGTGAAAAAGCATGACCGCTACACTGACAAGTCCTTCAAGGCCCAGCTGCTGCAGAGCGTCTACGCCCTGCACGTCGGCGAATACTTCGGCCTGCCGGGGCGCATCATTGTCACCATCGCCAGCCTGACCATGCCGCTGTTCTTCGTCACTGGCTGGCTGCTTTACCTCGACCGCCGCCGCAAGAAGCGCCAGGTGCGTGCAGCCCGTGGCAACGTCGCCAGCAGTAACGGCAGCGGCGACAGCTGGCTGATCGGTTTCGCCAGCCAAAGCGGCTTTGCCGAACAACTGGCCTGGCAAAGTGCCGGCCAGTTGCAGGCGGCCGGCCTGCCGGTGCAGGTACGGGCACTGGCCGAACTGCGTGAAGACGACTTGCGTCAGGCCCGCCGTGCGTTGTTCGTGGTCAGTACCTTCGGCGACGGCGAAGCACCCGACAGTGCCCGCGCCTTCGAGCGCAAGGTGCTCGGCCAGCCGTGGGCGCTGAATAACCTCAACTATGCCCTGCTCGCGCTCGGTGATCGCCAGTACCCGCACTTCTGCGGCTTCGCCCGCCGCCTGCAGGCGTGGCTGGGTGAACGCGGTGCGAGCAGTGCATTCAGCCCGGTGGAAGTGGACAATGCCGACCAGGCCGCCCTGCAGCAGTGGCAGCAGGAACTGGCGCAATTGACAGGTGCCCAACCGGTGGCCGCATGGCAGCCGCCAAGCTTTGGCAACTGGTCGCTGGTGCACCGCGAGCTTTTGAACCCGGGCAGCCAAGGTCAGCCGGTGTACCTGCTGGGCTTGCAACCGCAAGAGCCTGCCAGCTGGGAGGCTGGGGACCTGGTAGAGATCCTGCCGCTCAATGGGCAGCCACGCGTTGACGCATTTCTCAATGGCATGGCGCTGGATGCCGGGGCCAAGGTAGAGGTCAATGGCCTTGGCGAAACACTCGCCCAAGCCTTGGCCGGTCGCCAGTTGCCAAGCCGTCGCGATCACCTGATCGGTTTGCAGCCGCAAGCGCTGGTGGATGCGCTGGTGCCGATCGGCAGCCGCGAGTACTCCATCGCCTCGATCGCCAGCGATGGCGTGCTGGAGCTGATCGTGCGCCAGGAGCGCCATACCGACGGCAACCTGGGCCTGGGCTCCGGCTGGCTCACCGAATACCTGCCATTGAACGGCACGCTTAGCCTGCGCCTGCGCCGCAACAGCGGCTTCCATCTGCCGGAGACGGCGGCACCGATGATCCTGATCGGTAACGGCACGGGCCTGGCTGGCTTGCGCAGCCTGATCCGGGCGCGGGTGAATGCTGGCGAACAGCGTAACTGGCTGCTGTTTGGCGAGCGTAATCGGGCGCATGACCTGCTGTGTGGCGACGAGCTGCAAAGCTGGCTGGATCGCGGCGACCTGGCACGTCTGGACCTGGCGTTTTCGCGGGACCAGGCCGAGAAGGTGTATGTGCAGGATGTGTTGCTGCAACAGGCTGATGAGTTCAAGCACTGGGTTGCGGATGGCGCCTGTGTGTATGTGTGCGGCAGCCTGCAAGGGATGGCAGCCGGGGTGGATGCAGCGCTCAACGGTATGCTGGGTGAAGCCGCTGTGCAGCAACTGATCGAGGATGGGCGGTATCGGCGGGATGTGTACTAG